The genomic DNA TTTTGAAAGACGTGGCGCACCAGTAAGGGCTTTTGTTCGCGTTGATGATAAACCAATCAGGGAAAAAATGAAAGTATATAATCCTGATTGCCTTTTAGTGATAGACCCTGTACTTATAGGCTCTAAAACAACATTTGAAGGGTTCAAACCCGGAGGGATCCTTGTCTTGAATGGACATGAAGCCGGTTCCTATCCTGAAATGAATTTGAGTGTTGTTGGTTATGTCAACGCCACGAAAATAGGTTTGGAGGAGATAGGTATTACAGCTACAAATACATGTATGCTCGGCGCTTTTGCCCGTGCTACAGAATGGATAGGTCTCAATTCTATTCTGTCAAGTCTGTCAGAATACTTTAGCGGCGACCTCCTTAAGAAAAATATAAGGTGTGTTGAAAGAGGATTTAACGAAACAACAGTTCTACGGTACTGAAGGAGAGATTATGCAGTTTAAAACAAAATTAGACGCAGCCTGGGCTTATCCAACAAAATTGTTTGTGGTAAACGTCAGCGAGTGGAGATATATGAAGCCGGTAGTTAAAAGAGCAAAGTGCTGTCATTGTGAAATCTGCAGCCTCTATTGCCCCACCGGCTGTATAGAGGACATGGGAAACTACTTCGGGGTTGATCTGGATCATTGCAAAGGTTGTGGATTATGTGCAAAAACGTGTCCAGTCCATGCTATCAAGATGGTAATGGAGGTATGAGGTGAATGATGGGTTGAAATCTCCATCCAAGATAAAGGTTTTAGATGGCAATAGGGCAGCGGCTCATGCGGTAACCCTGTGTAAACCTGATGTAGTTTGTGCGTATCCCATCACGCCACAGACAGATATACTTGAAACCCTCTACACTTTTCATGCAGAGGGTGTCCTAAAGGCAGAGATGGTAGAAGTTGAAAGTGAACACTCGGCTATGGGTGTACTCAGGGGTGCAGCACTTGCTGGTGGTAGAACATTCACTGCAACCAATTCCCAGGGACTGGCGCTTATGTATGAAAACTGTATCTATAATGCCACTGTTCGGTTACCAGTTGTAATGGTTAATGTATGCAGGGAAATGGCTGCTCCTCATGCGGTAACTGCCGGTGAGCAGGATATTATGATGTTTAAAGAAGCGGGGTGGATTCAAATCCATGCACGTTCGTGCCAGGAGATTTTTGATTCTGTGATAATTGCATATAAATTGGCAGAAGATTCAGAAATAAGGATACCTGTTGTGGTCTGTTATGATGGTTACTTCCTTTCACATCAGTGGGAACCTGTGGAAATTCCATCCCAGGAAAAAGTAGATCAGTTTCTACCGCCTATGAAAATGAGCCCTTCTGTGGATCCCGGGACAGCTCTGACCTTTGGTCCCTTTTTGCCCCCCGACTTAGGCACCGAATACCGCTATAAACAGTGTATCGCCACAGAGATGGCTAAAACGAAACTCGAAGAGATAGAAAAGGATTTTCAGGAGCTTTTTGGGCGTGGCTATGGGGGTCAGATAGAAGAATATCGAACAGAGGATGCTGATATCATTTTAATGGCACTTGGAAGCTGTGCTGGTACAGCCATGGTTGCAGTTGATAAAAAGCGTGAAGAGGGAATAAAAGTCGGGTTAGTGAGGGTTAGGATGTTCAGGCCCTTTCCAAGAGAAAGGGTGGTAGAAGCGCTTAAAAATGGAAAGGCTGTGGGAGTAATTGACAGAAATGTCTGTTTTGGATGGAACTGCGGCAACCTGTTAATGGAATTAAAGGCTGCCCTTTATGGTTCAGGAAAAAATGTACCGCTCCTCAATTTTATATGCGGACTTTGCGGATCGGACATAACGATAGAGCAGATCGAAAAGGCAATTGATATGACAGCTACAGCTGCAAAGGGTACACCGTATAAAGAAGTGACCTGGCTTGATATTGAGTAACAGGGGTATACACATATGGCAAAAAAGCATCTGATCATTGGTTCTGGAATAGCTGCGTTAAGTGCAACCAGGATGATAAGGAAAGTAAACACAGATGATGAGATTAAAATGGTCACAATGGAAGACTGCCTTCCTTACTCCCCCGCTGTTCTCCCGTATTTAATCTCGAAAAGAATCGATGAAAACAACATTTCCCTTGCTGACGAAAATTTTTTTGAAAAAATGGGCTGTTCTCTTGAGAAGGCAAAGGAGGTTGTTCATCTGAGAACAGATACAAAAGAGATTGTTTACAGGGATGGGGAACGGGATAGCTATGATACCCTCCTAATTGCCTCGGGATCAGAACCGATGAAACCACCCATACAAGGGCTTGAAGAAGTGGGTTTTATTGGTTGTCATACGTTGGCTGATTGCAGGAATATCATTCAAAAATTGGAAAATAAAAAAAAGGTGACATTATACGGTGCAGGATTGGTTTCTCTCGAAATTGCTGCCTCCCTTTTAGAGGCTGGCTATGGAGTGGATATCGTTGCAAGGAGT from Pseudomonadota bacterium includes the following:
- a CDS encoding 2-oxoacid:acceptor oxidoreductase family protein, with amino-acid sequence MKEIRVHGRGGQGGMAGARMLAAAFVHEGKWATSFPEFGFERRGAPVRAFVRVDDKPIREKMKVYNPDCLLVIDPVLIGSKTTFEGFKPGGILVLNGHEAGSYPEMNLSVVGYVNATKIGLEEIGITATNTCMLGAFARATEWIGLNSILSSLSEYFSGDLLKKNIRCVERGFNETTVLRY
- a CDS encoding 4Fe-4S binding protein gives rise to the protein MQFKTKLDAAWAYPTKLFVVNVSEWRYMKPVVKRAKCCHCEICSLYCPTGCIEDMGNYFGVDLDHCKGCGLCAKTCPVHAIKMVMEV
- a CDS encoding phenylglyoxylate dehydrogenase, giving the protein MNDGLKSPSKIKVLDGNRAAAHAVTLCKPDVVCAYPITPQTDILETLYTFHAEGVLKAEMVEVESEHSAMGVLRGAALAGGRTFTATNSQGLALMYENCIYNATVRLPVVMVNVCREMAAPHAVTAGEQDIMMFKEAGWIQIHARSCQEIFDSVIIAYKLAEDSEIRIPVVVCYDGYFLSHQWEPVEIPSQEKVDQFLPPMKMSPSVDPGTALTFGPFLPPDLGTEYRYKQCIATEMAKTKLEEIEKDFQELFGRGYGGQIEEYRTEDADIILMALGSCAGTAMVAVDKKREEGIKVGLVRVRMFRPFPRERVVEALKNGKAVGVIDRNVCFGWNCGNLLMELKAALYGSGKNVPLLNFICGLCGSDITIEQIEKAIDMTATAAKGTPYKEVTWLDIE